The Candidatus Hydrogenedentota bacterium genome includes a region encoding these proteins:
- a CDS encoding sodium:solute symporter, whose amino-acid sequence MTFGTLDWVILIVYFLAMAMMGPLFARKNKSTESYFLGNRSFPGWLIGLSMFATSISSITFVAYPADAYKTAYLRFLLALMLPVGIFIASILFLPFFRHARVTSAFEYLEGRFGPGVRVYAATTFIINQVVRLSLILYLVSLLVHEMTGWDRYTCVFIGGVFTAFYTVTGGIEAVIWTDFIQSFLLWGGGLVCLYVAVSSVDGGIPTVVSTAWADGKFMLGDLNKEGQLVRAPLFSLAEKSVIMMFLIGLANWLTEYSSNQNVIQKYVATKNPKEAKRAIWICCLCSLPTWAFFMFLGTTLYVYYKLNPDPIAHEILTGANGRKADSILPFFIIKALPQGFSGLVIAGVLAAAMSSLSSSINAISAVGITDIYKRHIVRQGTDRHYVVAAWGVSILSSILMIGGAALLMWANSKTLQDTSTKLNSLLMCGLLGLYFFGFVTVRGDVRAVIVSLVCTIAFSAWMMFIEMGLITKSLLMGVLHLPEGFAGWAARPMDSYYAGLAGNIIMFAVAYVLSIFVFTAKRNLNNLTFWTQDWTEDETK is encoded by the coding sequence ATGACATTCGGTACGCTTGACTGGGTAATCCTAATAGTCTATTTCCTCGCAATGGCGATGATGGGGCCATTGTTCGCCCGGAAGAACAAGTCCACGGAGAGCTACTTCCTTGGCAATCGCTCATTTCCGGGTTGGCTGATTGGCTTGTCCATGTTTGCAACGTCGATTAGCTCGATCACCTTCGTTGCCTACCCTGCCGACGCCTACAAGACGGCCTATCTCCGTTTCCTTCTTGCCCTAATGCTCCCCGTGGGCATCTTCATTGCCTCAATCCTCTTTCTCCCGTTCTTCCGGCACGCGCGCGTCACGTCAGCCTTCGAATATCTCGAAGGCCGTTTTGGTCCCGGTGTGCGTGTATACGCAGCGACGACGTTCATCATCAATCAAGTAGTGCGTCTAAGCCTGATTCTCTATCTCGTTTCGTTGTTGGTACACGAAATGACCGGATGGGACCGGTATACATGCGTATTCATCGGGGGTGTTTTCACCGCCTTCTATACGGTGACGGGCGGAATTGAGGCGGTTATTTGGACGGACTTTATTCAGTCGTTTCTCCTGTGGGGAGGTGGATTGGTTTGTCTCTACGTCGCGGTTAGCAGTGTTGACGGCGGCATACCGACCGTAGTGTCCACGGCATGGGCCGACGGGAAATTCATGTTGGGAGACTTGAATAAAGAGGGCCAGCTTGTCAGGGCGCCTCTGTTTTCACTTGCAGAAAAGTCGGTCATCATGATGTTTCTGATTGGGCTTGCCAACTGGCTTACGGAATACAGCAGCAACCAGAACGTGATTCAGAAATACGTGGCGACCAAGAATCCCAAGGAGGCCAAACGCGCCATTTGGATTTGCTGTTTGTGCAGCCTGCCTACGTGGGCTTTCTTCATGTTCTTGGGTACAACGCTCTACGTGTACTACAAGCTGAATCCCGATCCCATCGCGCATGAAATCCTCACGGGCGCAAATGGACGCAAGGCGGACTCTATTCTCCCGTTCTTCATCATAAAAGCCCTCCCGCAGGGCTTCAGTGGACTCGTAATCGCTGGCGTACTTGCCGCCGCGATGTCCTCCCTTTCTTCGAGCATCAACGCAATATCCGCAGTCGGCATTACGGATATCTATAAACGCCATATAGTGCGCCAAGGTACAGATCGGCACTATGTGGTCGCGGCCTGGGGAGTCTCGATCCTCAGTTCCATTTTAATGATCGGCGGGGCCGCCCTGCTCATGTGGGCGAACAGCAAGACGCTGCAAGATACCTCCACCAAGTTAAACTCGCTATTGATGTGCGGGTTATTGGGTCTCTACTTCTTCGGATTCGTGACCGTGCGCGGAGACGTGCGCGCGGTCATCGTATCGCTGGTATGTACCATCGCATTCTCCGCATGGATGATGTTCATAGAGATGGGGCTGATCACCAAGAGTCTGCTTATGGGCGTCCTGCACTTGCCGGAAGGTTTTGCCGGATGGGCGGCCAGACCGATGGATTCCTACTACGCCGGACTTGCAGGCAACATCATCATGTTCGCGGTAGCATACGTCTTGTCCATATTCGTCTTCACCGCGAAGCGCAATCTGAATAACCTCACGTTCTGGACGCAAGACTGGACCGAGGACGAGACCAAGTAA